The Ignavibacteriota bacterium genomic sequence TGCTGAGAATAGAGAACAACTTACAAAAGTAAAAGAGTTCTTACAATCCCAAAAGGAACTAAAGCATCAAGAATTAATGCAAGCAGAAGAAAATATTAAAATTTATCAATTGCAAGGCGGAAGTATTGAGTTAGACGGACAAGCAAGCAATTTAATACAAACTTTAACAAAATTTGAATCTGAGAAAAATGTTGGCAAAATTGAAATTTCTATGTTGCAAAAGACTCTTGAAGAATTAAAAAGTGAATTAGCTAAAAAAGATCCTACAACATATGATTATCTAGTTTCCAAATCTGATGAACCTGCAATCAAAATGCTTCAGGAAGAAATTTCTAGAATTGAAACGCAGCGAGCAATTGCGATTACAGGCAGCGGGCAAAAATCTGCAAACACTGAAATAGTAAAAGAATTAGATCAGAGGATTTTGAAACTTAAAAAAGAATTAAATGTTAAAATTGAACAGTATCAATCACAAATATATTCATCAAGCCCTGAAGACATGAGGCAATTAACAAAAGAAATCTTTAAAACAGAGGTTGAACTTAGGGCAAAACAAGCTGAAAATTATAAAATTAATGATGTAGTTAATGAATATGATACAAAATTTAGAGCGTTACCTCAAAAAACGTTAGAAATTGCTAGGTTAGAAAGAGAAAGGCAGTCTTTAGAAAAATTATATTTAGTATTAGAAGATAAATACCAAGAAGCTTTATTAAATGAACAATCTATTCCGGGTAATGTTCTTATTTTAAGTGCTGCGACTGTTCCGGATTTGCCAGATTCTCCAAATAGAATTAAAATTGTTTTAATTGGGCTTTTGGCTGGTATTTTAATTTCATTTGGTTTTGTGTATATTAGAAATATTTTTGATACTGCCATTAAAACGCCGGAAGATGTAAAAAATGAAGGTATCTCGGTTTTAGCTACAATTTCTAAATATGTTAAAAAAATTGATACTTCGGTAAAAAATGCGGAAATAATAATCAAGGATAATAGTGAAGTTGCAGCAGCTGAATCATATCGTGCTTTAAGAACTAGAATTCAGTTTTCAAAATTAGACAAAGGCTCTAAGTCTATTCTTGTAACTTCATCGGCTCCCCAAGAAGGAAAAACAACTTCAGTTGTTAACTTGGCTGCAAGTTTTGCCCAATCCGGGAAAAAAGTTATAATCCTTGATTGCGACTTAAGAATTCCAAGAATTCATTCTGTTTTTAATGGAATCAGTTCACCTGGATTTACTAATTATTTATTCGGACAAGTTTCGTTTGCGGATATTTTAAGAAAAACAGATGTTGAAAATTTATTTTATATAGCTTCAGGAACAATTCCAACAAATCCTTCGGAAATACTTGGATCAGCACAAATGAAAGAGTTTGTTGAAAAATTGAAAAAAGAATTTGACATTGTTTTACTTGATTCACCGCCTATTATGACGATAACAGATGCAGAAATTCTATCACATATAGTTGATATGTCTATTTTAATTGTTTTTGCAAATAAAACTCAAGTTGATTGGTTAATTGAATCCCATGAATTATTAACAAAAAATGGTCAAGATTCATTTATTGGCGTTGTATTAAATAATTTTGATTATAAGTCAGGTTACCGATCATATCATAAGTATAACAAAAATAAATATTATGAAAGAGTTAAAGAATCAAAAGAAACAGAATGGACTAAACTCTAAAAATTTTCAGAAATGTCGGATTTTTTAACCACAATCCGACATTTCTTTAATTACTTGTCTAAACTTATCATATCCTTTCACAAAAGAATTTTATATGCAATCAATAATTATCGATGCGCACATTCATATACATGAATGTTATAATTTGGGCTCATTTTTTAATTCTGCAAAAGCTAATTTTATTGAAAAAGCTAAACAAAATAACATAGCAGATTTTTTATCCGTGCTATGCTTAACTGAATCACATAATGTAAATCAATTTGCAAAGATATCCTCTTTTTCAAAACGAAAGAAAAAAATAGGTGATTGGGAAATTACAGAATCTAAAAATCAAAACTCAATAATCTTAATTGATAAAAATAATTTTAAAATTATTTTAATAGCCGGAAGGCAAATTGTAACAAAGGAAAAGCTTGAGGTTTTAGCTTTAGGTTTAATAGATGATCCAAATGATGGTGAAAAAATAGATAAAATTCTCAAATATGTTAATGAGAAAGGTTCAATTTCTGTAATTCCTTGGGGAGTTGGAAAATGGTTTGGAAATAGAAAGCAAATTGTTGAAAAATTAGTGTTGCAAAATAATACATTTCCTTTATATTTGGGTGACAATGGAAATCGTCCTTTTTTTTGGAGACAACCAAATATTTTTAGTATTGCTTTGAGAAAAGGTGTGTTAAATATTCCGGGAAGTGATCCGCTTCCGTTTATTCATGAAGTTAAGAAACCAGGTAGTTTTGGATTTATTATCAATGATAATATAGATATTGAAAAACCATTCGATAGTATTTATAAAAAAATAACTGATTCTAAAACTCAATTTAAAACATTTGGTAAATTAGAAGGTGTTTATAATTTTATAAAAAACCAAATTTCAATGCAAATTGTTAAACGAAATAGAAAATAAATGAAAACTTTAGTTATTGCACCTCAGCCTTTTTTTTCGCCAAGAGGAACACCATTTTCTGTTTATTACAGAACTTTAATAAGTTCAGAATTAGGTGTTAAAATGGATTTTCTTACTTATGGTGAAGGTCAGGATGTTGATATTCCCAATGTTAATATTATAAGGATCCCTAGATTTAAAATATTGGGTAATGTAAAATTGGGACCATCTCCATTAAAATTATTTCTGGATATATTTATTATATTAAAAATGATTTGGCTATTAACTATAAATAAATATGATGTTGTTCATGCTCATGAAGAAGCAGTATTCTTTGCTTGGTTCTTTAAACCTATTTTTAGGTATAAACTAATTTATGATATGCATTCAAGTTTACCACAACAATTAACTAATTTTCAATTTACAACATCTAAATTTCTAATCAATACTTTTAAAACTTTGGAAGACAAATGTCTGCACAGTGCTGACGCTGTAATAACAATTTGTCCTGATTTAAGAGATTATGTAAATACAATCATCACAAGAAAAGAAAAACACTTCCTTATTGAAAATTCAATATTTGAGCCGGTGAAACAAAAAAATTATAATCAGCAAAAGTCAGTTGAATCTGAACTGGATTTTAAAGTTGAAGATTTTGTAAAAAACGATGAACAACTTTTGGTATATGCAGGAACACTTGAAAAATATCAAGGAATTGATATTCTAGTACAATCAATGAAAAATGTTATTGCAGCAAATAAAAAGGTAAAGCTAATTATTGCAGGCGGAACACAAGATCAAGTAAATGAATTTAGAAAATTGGCAAATGAAAATGGAGTAAGCAATTATATTAAATTTACAGGTAGAGTAGCGCAAAAGTATGCAAAAGAATTTTCCGCAAAGGCAGATATTTTACTTTCACCAAGAAGTGACGGAACAAATACACCACTTAAAATATACGAGCAATTAGCTTCGAAAAAACCCCTGGTTGCAACGAAGATATATTCACATACACAAGTTTTAACAGATGATGTTTCATTTTTAGTAGAACCCAATCCGCAAAATATGGCTGAGGGTATTTTACTCGCAATAGATGATAAGAATTTATCAAAACAAAAAGCGGAAAATGCATTAAAATTGTATGAGAAAGAATATTCGAGAAAAGTATATACCTCTAAACTTAAAAAATTATTGGAGAGTTTGTAATGTGCGGAATTGCCGGTGTAGTTACTTTTCAATCGATCCCAGCAATTTCTAATGAATTGTTGAAATCTATGGTTGATACTTTGTACCATCGCGGACCTGACGAAGCCGGATTGGCAATTCACGGCAACGCAGCATTGGGTATGAGAAGATTATCGATTATTGATTTGAGCGGTGGAAGTCAGCCAATATATAATGAAAATAAATCTATATGGACAGTTTTCAACGGAGAAATATATAATTTCCCCGAATTAAAAAATGAATTAACAAGTAAAGGTCATATATTCAAGACTAATTCCGATACAGAAGTAATTGTTCATGGCTATGAAGAATGGGGGATAGATTTTCCAAAGCATTTAAATGGAATGTTTGCCATCGCAATGCATGATATAAATAAAAATAAATTTTTTCTTGTTCGCGATCATATTGGAATTAAGCCGGTTTACTATGCGTTCAATAATAAACGTATTATTTTTGGCTCTGAAATTAAAGCCATTTTGGAAAGCAAATTAGTAGAAAAAGAACTTGATATGAATTCACTTGGAGAATTTCTTTCTTGGGAATATATTCCCGGTGAATCAACTTTAATTAAATCCATAAAAAAATTAGAACCAGGAAAATATTTAGAAATAGATATTTCAAATCCTAAATGTAATCCTAAAGAATATTGGGATGTTCCGTTTCACAGCAATATTCAAAATATTAGTGAAGCCGAGTGGATTGAGAAAATAGATTGGCAAATTAAAAAATCAACTAAAATGCAGATGATAAGCGATGTACCGCTTGGAGCTTTTCTATCCGGAGGGGTTGATTCGTCTTTAATTGTAGCTTCTATGGGAAGTGCTCAAACTTTTAGTATTGGGTTTGATGATCCGACATATAACGAATTAAATTGGGCTCGAAAAGTCGCGGATCATCTTGGTGTTGATCATAAAGATGAAATTATTAAACCAGATGTTTTGGATTTGTTCAATCATTTAATGCAATTTATGGATGATCCGATTGGCGATTTCTCAATTTTCCCTACATATTTAGTTTCCAGACTTGCAAGAAAACATGTTACCGTAAGTTTAAGCGGCGACGGAGGTGATGAATTATTTGGCGGATATGAAACTTATCTTGCAAATCATAAGGCAAATCAATTTGAAAAAATTCCTTCTTTTTTGCGAAAAGGTTTAATTGAACCGGTTATTAATTCATTTAATCCAACAATTAAGAAAAAAGGTTTGATAAATAAATCGAAAAGATTTATTGAAGGTCTGCAATTTGAAAACGAACTTTCACATACTAGATGGCGCATGTTTATCGGCGATGTTGTAAAACAAAGTCTGTTTACAAAAGGTTCTTTGAAAGAAATTAATAAAAATTCGGCAGATCATATTCTAAAATTATTTAGTAAAGCAGGTGATAGAGGAGAACTTAACAGAAGTTTATACGTTGATGTTAAAAGCTATTTGGTTGATAATATTTTAACAAAAGTTGATAGAATGTCGATGGCGGTTTCTCTAGAAGCTAGAGTTCCATATTTAGATCCTGATGTGGTTGATTTAGCATTTCAGATTCCTGAAAAATTTAAAACTAATTCATCAGAAACAAAAATAATTCTTAAAAAAGTTGCCGCTCAACATGTTCCGAAAGAATGTATTTATAGACCTAAAGAAGGATTTTCGATACCAATAAAAAATTGGTTGAATAAAGAGTTTAAACCTTTAATGGATAACTTGCTAGATGAAAACAAAATTAAAGAAGATGGAATATTTAATTTTGAAATGATTAATAATTTAAAAAGCGAACATAATTTGGGAGTTGCCAATCACAGTCATATTTTATGGTCGCTAATTGTTTTTCATGATTGGAAAAAAAGATGGTTGGATTCTAAATAATTATAATAAATTAAAAATGACTAAAATAATTAGAGATATTAATTCCGCAAGAAAAAATAATTATGACATGATCATAATTGGCGGAGGTTTTTATGGTGTTATGCTTGCCTATGAATCAACTTGCAGAGGATTGAAAACACTATTACTTGAAAAAAATGATTTTGGTTCGGCTACAAGTTTTAATAGTTTACGTATAGTTCATGGTGGATTAAGATATCTGCAATCTTTGGATTTGCATAGATTTAAAGAATCAGTTGGTGAAAGAAAATGGTTTCTTAAAAATTTTCCGAATTTGACTAAACCAATTTCTTGCTTAATGCCTTTGTATAATAAAGGATTACAAAGAAATTCAATAATGTGGGCAGCATTAAATCTAAATGATATTTTATCAATGTCACGAAATAGTGAAGTTGAAGAAAAAAATAGTCTACTAAATGGGAAGGTAATTTCAACAAAGAAAGTAAAAGAAATTTTCCCAATGGTAGATACAAATGAATTAAAAGGCGGCGCAGTTTGGAACGACGGAGCCATAGATGATTCTCAATTGGTAATTTTGGAAATTCTTAAAGCATCTATAAATAATGGTTCTACTGCTTTAAACTATATTGAAGTAAAAAATATTGTTCAAGCTGATAACAAAGTTAAAGGTGTTATTGCTCTTGATAAAGAATCAAATACTGAAATTGAATTTAATTCCCAAATAGTTATAAATTCTACTGGTCCATGGAGCAGAGAATTGGCAAAAACATTCCACAAGGATTTTGAAAGGTTATTTATGTATTCAATCGCATGGAATATTTTATTTGATGTTGATTCGTTGTCCGAGCATGCGCTTGCAATTACACCGCCAAAAGATAATGCAAAAGCTTATTTTTTACGTCCATGGAAAGGGAAACTTTTTGCAGGAACCACACATCAAGCATGGGATGGAATAGAGGAAAATCCAATTCCAAATGAAGATTCAATAAATAGTTTTATTGATGATTTGAATTTATCAATACCTAATTTGAATTTAACAAAAGATAAAATTTTGCAAATATATTCTGGGTTGCTTCCTGCTAAAAAACAAGGAACAAATGAAATTGCAGTTAGAGAAATAATAATTAATCATTTCGAACATGGCGGACCTCAAGGTTTATACAGTTTATCGGGAGTTAAATTAACTACTTCACGACTTGTTGCCGAAAAAGTTTTGAATAAAATTTTCGAAAATAAAAGTATTGGCAAAAGAAAAAATATTAAATTCCAAGCCAAAACAAATGTGGAATACGGAATTTTTGAATGGAATTGGAATTTAGAGAACAAAGAATTAAAAGAAATTATTAAATCAAAAGCTCAAAACGAATCTGTTGTTCATTTGCAAGATTTACTTTTGCGCAGAACAACATTAGGAGATAATCCCATCAATTCTTTAAAGTATGCTGATAAAATTTGTGATATAATCGGATGGGATAAAATTAAGACGATAAAAGAAATTGAGGATTTAGAAAGATATTATTCAAAAAGAGGTTTTACAATTTCTGAAAAAATAGGAGTTTTGGATTAATGAAAGCTTTAGTCACCGGAGCAAATGGATTTACAAGTTCATACATGATAAAAAATTTGTTAAAAAATGGCTACAATGTAAAAGGAACAATTAGAAAGACAAGCAACACCGAGTTGTTGAAGGATTTGGATATTGAATTGGCTTATATTGATTTAGCAGAAGATGAAATTGACGATAATTTGATGAAAGACATTGATGTTGTTTATCATATTGGAGCAGCATATAGAACTGAAGGAGTTCCCCAAAAATATTTTTGGGATGTAAACGTTGAAGGGACAAGAAAACTATTAGTTGCGGCAAAAAAAGCCGGAGTAAAAAAGTTCGTTCATTGCAGTACAGTCGGTGTTCAAGGTGATATAAAGAATCCTCCGGCAAAAGAAACACATCCGGATAATCCCGGTGATTATTATCAAGAATCAAAATTGGATGGAGAAAAGTTAGCTTTGAAATTTTTTAAGGAAGAAGGATTAGCCGGTACAGTTGTTCGTCCTGTTGGCATTTATGGCCCCGGCGATACAAGATTTCTTAAGCTTTTTAAGACAATAAGCAATGGCAAATTTAAAATGATAGGAAGCGGAAATGTATTATATCATCTTACATTTGTTGAGGATTTGGTTGAAGGATTTAGATTAGCCGGAGAAAGCGATAAAGCAAATAACGAAATATTTACAATAGGCGGAAATGGATATTTAACTTTAAATGAGTTAGTAGAAAAAATAGCAAAGATTCTTAACAAACCCATTTCAAAAATAAAAATACCGGTATTTCCGGTTTGGGTTGCCGGTGCTTTGTGTGAGTTTGTCTGTAAACCATTTGGAATTTCACCTCCTATATTTAGAAGAAGAATAGATTTTTTTGTTAAAGATAGAGCTTTCGATATTACAAAAGCGCGCACAATATTGAATTACAATCCTAAAGTTACTTTAGAAGAAGGATTATCAAGAACAGCAATTTGGTACAAAGAAAAAAAGTTGATTTAAAGTTTTTTGAAATAAAAGGAGCAAAATAAATAATGAAAAGAATTACGGTTTTAGGAAATTTTTCCGGAAGAAATGCTGGCGATAATGCAATATTGGGTAATTTGCTAGATGATATTACTGAAAAATATTCCGACATTAAATTTTTAATTCCAACGTGGAGTGTTGATTTTGTAAATAAACATTTTGGTCATCATAATATTGAGGCAATGGGATTAAAACCATGGAATATGGCATTCAAAATATTTGGTTATCCAACTTATAAATCAATGATTGATACGGATCTAGTTTTAATAACAGATAATATATTATTTGATAGAAAATATTTTAATCCACTTTTCAATTATTTATCTACAATAGCCTTATTCGCTCCGGCTGCTAAAAAGAAAAATATTCCTATACTTCCATATAATGCAAGTTTAGGTCCAATCACAACGGATCGCGGTAGAGCCGCAATGCAGAAAATTTTAGATGCTAGTCCATATTTAAGTGTTCGCGATCAGCAATCAAAAGATATGCTTGACAATAATAAGCTGAAATATACAAAGATAATTGATGGTGCTGATTGCGCAATAAATACAAAGAATATCGATGAGCGCAAAATTAATGAAATAGCTCAAAAAGAGGGATTATTTAAGAATCCAAATGGAACATTGAGTTTTAATATAAACGCGTACATAGATTCATGGCAAAAAATAATGCATGGAGGTGAAGAATTTGGAAGAGAAAAATTCGTCGAACTAATTGCAAAAACACTTGATTCAATAATAGAAGAAATGAAGTTAGATATTATGTTTACAGTTACTCAAGTAATGGATATAACAATTGTAAACGAGGTATTAGCAAAAGTTAAAAACAGAAATAAGATTACAATTATTGCAAATGCAAAATATACATATCAAGAAATTACAAGTTTGTTAAGCAAATGCGGATTGCACATTGGAATGAGAACTCATTCTTTAATTCTTTCTTCTGCAGCATTAACGCCAATGATAACGATTAATGCTTATCCAAAATCCGGCGGATATGTAAAAACAATTGGGCAAGGTGATTGGATAATAAACTTTGAAGACATGAATTATGAAAATTTAATGAAAATTATTAAAGATGGTTGGAGCAAACGTCTTGATACAAAAGAGAAAATGATACCATTAGTTAGGAGAGAACAAAATAAAGCCAAAGATGTAGTTAATTTAGTAGGTGAATTATTAGGTCTTAAGAAATAATTTATTAAATCGATATAGGAAAAATATGTGCGGAATTTGTGGTAAAATTTACCATGATTTTAACAGATCAGTTGAAGAGCCGATCATCAATGATATGATGGATTCGATAGTCCATCGCGGACCTGATGACGAAGGAAAATATCTAAACAAAAATGTCGGACTTGGTTTTAGAAGATTAAGTATAATTGATTTAAGTCTTGGTCATCAACCAATGACAAATGAAGATGGAACTGTTTGGTTGGTTTTCAATGGCGAAATTTATAATCATCAGGAACTTAGAGAAATTCTACTAAATAAAGGCCATATTTATAAAACAAAAACAGATTCCGAAACCATAATCCATTTATATGAAGAATTTGGAGTAAATTGTGTCGATCATTTAAGAGGAATGTTTGCATTTGCAATTTGGGATAATAATAAAAAACAACTTTTTATTGCTAGGGATAGATTAGGCGAGAAACCTTTATTCTATCATTTTGATAATCAGAAATTTCTTTTCGGCTCTGAAGTTAAAACAATATTGCAAGAAAAAAATATTGAAAGAAGTATAAATTTTGAGGCTATGGATTGTTATTTGTCATTAAGATTTATACCCGCACCGAACACAATGTTTAACGAAATTAAAAAACTTCCTGCCGGACATTTTTTATTAGTGAAAGACGGAAAGTTAGAAATAAAGCAATATTGGAAACCTTCTTATATCGAAAAATATAAAGGTACAA encodes the following:
- a CDS encoding FAD-dependent oxidoreductase codes for the protein MTKIIRDINSARKNNYDMIIIGGGFYGVMLAYESTCRGLKTLLLEKNDFGSATSFNSLRIVHGGLRYLQSLDLHRFKESVGERKWFLKNFPNLTKPISCLMPLYNKGLQRNSIMWAALNLNDILSMSRNSEVEEKNSLLNGKVISTKKVKEIFPMVDTNELKGGAVWNDGAIDDSQLVILEILKASINNGSTALNYIEVKNIVQADNKVKGVIALDKESNTEIEFNSQIVINSTGPWSRELAKTFHKDFERLFMYSIAWNILFDVDSLSEHALAITPPKDNAKAYFLRPWKGKLFAGTTHQAWDGIEENPIPNEDSINSFIDDLNLSIPNLNLTKDKILQIYSGLLPAKKQGTNEIAVREIIINHFEHGGPQGLYSLSGVKLTTSRLVAEKVLNKIFENKSIGKRKNIKFQAKTNVEYGIFEWNWNLENKELKEIIKSKAQNESVVHLQDLLLRRTTLGDNPINSLKYADKICDIIGWDKIKTIKEIEDLERYYSKRGFTISEKIGVLD
- the asnB gene encoding asparagine synthase (glutamine-hydrolyzing), which produces MCGIAGVVTFQSIPAISNELLKSMVDTLYHRGPDEAGLAIHGNAALGMRRLSIIDLSGGSQPIYNENKSIWTVFNGEIYNFPELKNELTSKGHIFKTNSDTEVIVHGYEEWGIDFPKHLNGMFAIAMHDINKNKFFLVRDHIGIKPVYYAFNNKRIIFGSEIKAILESKLVEKELDMNSLGEFLSWEYIPGESTLIKSIKKLEPGKYLEIDISNPKCNPKEYWDVPFHSNIQNISEAEWIEKIDWQIKKSTKMQMISDVPLGAFLSGGVDSSLIVASMGSAQTFSIGFDDPTYNELNWARKVADHLGVDHKDEIIKPDVLDLFNHLMQFMDDPIGDFSIFPTYLVSRLARKHVTVSLSGDGGDELFGGYETYLANHKANQFEKIPSFLRKGLIEPVINSFNPTIKKKGLINKSKRFIEGLQFENELSHTRWRMFIGDVVKQSLFTKGSLKEINKNSADHILKLFSKAGDRGELNRSLYVDVKSYLVDNILTKVDRMSMAVSLEARVPYLDPDVVDLAFQIPEKFKTNSSETKIILKKVAAQHVPKECIYRPKEGFSIPIKNWLNKEFKPLMDNLLDENKIKEDGIFNFEMINNLKSEHNLGVANHSHILWSLIVFHDWKKRWLDSK
- a CDS encoding polysaccharide biosynthesis tyrosine autokinase; protein product: MENSANIKKNNNAKGNTAHDYFSLVKNNIALILIITLVFLISSVIYSIFAEDVYKATTTIKISKPKGSILDSFTKDFGSGNNELFIANEIETITNITIREKVAQVILDSVKTFNKVNDLDLMLRDDGFFESKKNKLRSAKSAANVLLQNVEIIQKNGLDFMEISAESPSPYEAALMANSYADVYRQFNLAENREQLTKVKEFLQSQKELKHQELMQAEENIKIYQLQGGSIELDGQASNLIQTLTKFESEKNVGKIEISMLQKTLEELKSELAKKDPTTYDYLVSKSDEPAIKMLQEEISRIETQRAIAITGSGQKSANTEIVKELDQRILKLKKELNVKIEQYQSQIYSSSPEDMRQLTKEIFKTEVELRAKQAENYKINDVVNEYDTKFRALPQKTLEIARLERERQSLEKLYLVLEDKYQEALLNEQSIPGNVLILSAATVPDLPDSPNRIKIVLIGLLAGILISFGFVYIRNIFDTAIKTPEDVKNEGISVLATISKYVKKIDTSVKNAEIIIKDNSEVAAAESYRALRTRIQFSKLDKGSKSILVTSSAPQEGKTTSVVNLAASFAQSGKKVIILDCDLRIPRIHSVFNGISSPGFTNYLFGQVSFADILRKTDVENLFYIASGTIPTNPSEILGSAQMKEFVEKLKKEFDIVLLDSPPIMTITDAEILSHIVDMSILIVFANKTQVDWLIESHELLTKNGQDSFIGVVLNNFDYKSGYRSYHKYNKNKYYERVKESKETEWTKL
- a CDS encoding polysaccharide pyruvyl transferase family protein, encoding MKRITVLGNFSGRNAGDNAILGNLLDDITEKYSDIKFLIPTWSVDFVNKHFGHHNIEAMGLKPWNMAFKIFGYPTYKSMIDTDLVLITDNILFDRKYFNPLFNYLSTIALFAPAAKKKNIPILPYNASLGPITTDRGRAAMQKILDASPYLSVRDQQSKDMLDNNKLKYTKIIDGADCAINTKNIDERKINEIAQKEGLFKNPNGTLSFNINAYIDSWQKIMHGGEEFGREKFVELIAKTLDSIIEEMKLDIMFTVTQVMDITIVNEVLAKVKNRNKITIIANAKYTYQEITSLLSKCGLHIGMRTHSLILSSAALTPMITINAYPKSGGYVKTIGQGDWIINFEDMNYENLMKIIKDGWSKRLDTKEKMIPLVRREQNKAKDVVNLVGELLGLKK
- a CDS encoding NAD(P)-dependent oxidoreductase; this translates as MKALVTGANGFTSSYMIKNLLKNGYNVKGTIRKTSNTELLKDLDIELAYIDLAEDEIDDNLMKDIDVVYHIGAAYRTEGVPQKYFWDVNVEGTRKLLVAAKKAGVKKFVHCSTVGVQGDIKNPPAKETHPDNPGDYYQESKLDGEKLALKFFKEEGLAGTVVRPVGIYGPGDTRFLKLFKTISNGKFKMIGSGNVLYHLTFVEDLVEGFRLAGESDKANNEIFTIGGNGYLTLNELVEKIAKILNKPISKIKIPVFPVWVAGALCEFVCKPFGISPPIFRRRIDFFVKDRAFDITKARTILNYNPKVTLEEGLSRTAIWYKEKKLI
- a CDS encoding glycosyltransferase family 4 protein, producing the protein MKTLVIAPQPFFSPRGTPFSVYYRTLISSELGVKMDFLTYGEGQDVDIPNVNIIRIPRFKILGNVKLGPSPLKLFLDIFIILKMIWLLTINKYDVVHAHEEAVFFAWFFKPIFRYKLIYDMHSSLPQQLTNFQFTTSKFLINTFKTLEDKCLHSADAVITICPDLRDYVNTIITRKEKHFLIENSIFEPVKQKNYNQQKSVESELDFKVEDFVKNDEQLLVYAGTLEKYQGIDILVQSMKNVIAANKKVKLIIAGGTQDQVNEFRKLANENGVSNYIKFTGRVAQKYAKEFSAKADILLSPRSDGTNTPLKIYEQLASKKPLVATKIYSHTQVLTDDVSFLVEPNPQNMAEGILLAIDDKNLSKQKAENALKLYEKEYSRKVYTSKLKKLLESL